A region from the Arachis ipaensis cultivar K30076 chromosome B01, Araip1.1, whole genome shotgun sequence genome encodes:
- the LOC107640712 gene encoding uncharacterized protein LOC107640712, producing MIMGYKPAWLEALYREKFFVGCSYHEKAKKNEKNVCCLDCCISICPHCFPSHRFHRLLQVRRYVYHDVVRLEDLQKLIDCSNVQPYTINSAKVVFIKNRPQNRQFKSSGNYCTSCDRSLQEPFIHCSLSCKVEFVLKHYKDLSPYLRTCKTLQLGPDFLIPQIQEMGEEEMTTTGGSSSTIVDSDEPMSSCYSWGSSSGSENMSMGCSTDQNIVRKKRSGWKVCARLMTNSSTNKVSDEDMATSISRRKGIPHRSPLC from the exons ATGATCATG GGATACAAgcctgcatggttggaagcactATACAGAGAGAAGTTCTTTGTGGGATGTTCGTACCATGAGAAGGCGAAGAAGAACGAGAAGAACGTGTGCTGCTTGGATTGCTGCATAAGCATATGTCCACACTGCTTCCCTTCTCACCGCTTCCATAGGCTTCTTCAGGTTCGCCGTTACGTTTACCATGACGTCGTCAGATTAGAAGATCTTCAGAAACTCATTGACTGCTCCAACGTCCAACCTTACACCATTAACAGCGCCAAAGTTGTCTTCATCAAGAACAGGCCTCAGAACCGCCAATTCAAATCCTCCGGCAATTACTGCACTTCCTGTGACCGTAGCCTTCAAGAGCCTTTTATTCATTGCTCTCTTTCATGCAAG GTGGAATTTGTGCTGAAACACTACAAGGATCTATCACCATACTTAAGGACATGCAAGACCCTACAGCTAGGTCCAGACTTCTTGATCCCACAAATTCAGGAGATGGGGGAGGAGGAGATGACAACTACTGGAGGTTCATCATCAACAATTGTGGACAGTGATGAGCCAATGAGTTCTTGCTATTCATGGGGTTCGTCATCAGGATCAGAGAACATGAGCATGGGTTGCAGTACTGATCAGAACAtagtgaggaagaagaggagtggATGGAAGGTGTGTGCAAGGCTAATGACAAATTCCAGCACCAACAAAGTTTCGGATGAAGACA